The Camelina sativa cultivar DH55 chromosome 14, Cs, whole genome shotgun sequence genome includes a window with the following:
- the LOC104739102 gene encoding probable uridine nucleosidase 2 isoform X3: protein MAIFVALNSPEVDVIGLTTIFGNVYTTLATRNALHLLEVAGRTDIPVAEGTHQTFLNEKKVRIADFVHGKDGLGNQNFPPPKGKPIEKSGPEFLVEQAKLYPGEITVVALGPLTNIALGDFHYHEMQAVQLDPEFSKNVGQIVILGGAFAVNGNVNPASEANIFGDPEAADIVFTCGADIIAVGINVTHQVIMSADDKDKLASSNGKLAQYLCKILDVYYAYHLEAYEIKGVYLHDPATILAAFLPSLFTYTEGVARVQTSGITRGLTILYNNLKKFEEMTEWSNKPSIKVAVTVDAPAVLKLIMDRLMES, encoded by the exons ATGGCCATATTCGTGGCTTTAAACTCACCTGAAGTTGATGTGATTGGCCTCACTACTATCTTTGGAAACGTGTATACCACTCTCGCCACTCGAAACGCCTTGCATTTG TTGGAGGTTGCGGGTAGGACAGATATTCCTGTGGCTGAAGGAACACATCAAACTTTCCTG aACGAAAAGAAGGTTCGGATTGCTGACTTTGTTCATGGAAAAGATGGACTTGGCAACCAAAATTTCCCTCCACCTAAAGGAAAGCCAATTGAAAAGTCTGGACCTGAGTTCTTAGTTGAACAAGCAAAGCTTTACCCTGGCGAGATCACCGTTGTTGCTTTGGGACCATTAACAAATATCGCTTTG GGAGATTTTCATTACCATGAGATGCAGGCTGTTCAGCTTGATCCAGAGTTTTCGAAAAATGTCGGACAAATTGTGATTCTTGGTGGAGCATTCGCAGTAAACGGAAATGTAAATCCAGCTTCGGAAGCTAAT ATTTTTGGAGATCCAGAAGCTGCAGATATTGTGTTCACATGTGGAGCCGATATAATTGCTGTGGGGATCAACGTGACCCATCAAGTTATTATGTCAG CTGATGACAAGGACAAATTGGCATCATCGAATGGGAAATTAGCTCAATATCTCTGTAAAATCCTTGATGTGTATTATGCTTATCATCTTGAGGCTTACGAAATCAAAG GTGTCTATCTTCATGATCCTGCGACGATCCTAGCGGCTTTCCTTCCATCTCTGTTCACTTATACAGAAGGAGTTGCTAGAGTGCAGACAAGCGGTATTACTAGGGGACTTACTATACTGTACAACAATCTAAAGAA GTTTGAGGAAATGACAGAGTGGTCAAACAAACCATCGATAAAAGTGGCAGTGACGGTTGACGCTCCTGCGGTATTGAAGCTCATAATGGATAGGCTTATGGAGTCTTAG
- the LOC104739102 gene encoding probable uridine nucleosidase 2 isoform X1 codes for MGERKKIIIDTDPGIDDAMAIFVALNSPEVDVIGLTTIFGNVYTTLATRNALHLLEVAGRTDIPVAEGTHQTFLNEKKVRIADFVHGKDGLGNQNFPPPKGKPIEKSGPEFLVEQAKLYPGEITVVALGPLTNIALGDFHYHEMQAVQLDPEFSKNVGQIVILGGAFAVNGNVNPASEANIFGDPEAADIVFTCGADIIAVGINVTHQVIMSADDKDKLASSNGKLAQYLCKILDVYYAYHLEAYEIKGVYLHDPATILAAFLPSLFTYTEGVARVQTSGITRGLTILYNNLKKFEEMTEWSNKPSIKVAVTVDAPAVLKLIMDRLMES; via the exons ATGGGAGAACGCAAGAAGATCATCATCGATACTGATCCTGGAATCG ATGATGCAATGGCCATATTCGTGGCTTTAAACTCACCTGAAGTTGATGTGATTGGCCTCACTACTATCTTTGGAAACGTGTATACCACTCTCGCCACTCGAAACGCCTTGCATTTG TTGGAGGTTGCGGGTAGGACAGATATTCCTGTGGCTGAAGGAACACATCAAACTTTCCTG aACGAAAAGAAGGTTCGGATTGCTGACTTTGTTCATGGAAAAGATGGACTTGGCAACCAAAATTTCCCTCCACCTAAAGGAAAGCCAATTGAAAAGTCTGGACCTGAGTTCTTAGTTGAACAAGCAAAGCTTTACCCTGGCGAGATCACCGTTGTTGCTTTGGGACCATTAACAAATATCGCTTTG GGAGATTTTCATTACCATGAGATGCAGGCTGTTCAGCTTGATCCAGAGTTTTCGAAAAATGTCGGACAAATTGTGATTCTTGGTGGAGCATTCGCAGTAAACGGAAATGTAAATCCAGCTTCGGAAGCTAAT ATTTTTGGAGATCCAGAAGCTGCAGATATTGTGTTCACATGTGGAGCCGATATAATTGCTGTGGGGATCAACGTGACCCATCAAGTTATTATGTCAG CTGATGACAAGGACAAATTGGCATCATCGAATGGGAAATTAGCTCAATATCTCTGTAAAATCCTTGATGTGTATTATGCTTATCATCTTGAGGCTTACGAAATCAAAG GTGTCTATCTTCATGATCCTGCGACGATCCTAGCGGCTTTCCTTCCATCTCTGTTCACTTATACAGAAGGAGTTGCTAGAGTGCAGACAAGCGGTATTACTAGGGGACTTACTATACTGTACAACAATCTAAAGAA GTTTGAGGAAATGACAGAGTGGTCAAACAAACCATCGATAAAAGTGGCAGTGACGGTTGACGCTCCTGCGGTATTGAAGCTCATAATGGATAGGCTTATGGAGTCTTAG
- the LOC104739100 gene encoding inactive glucose-1-phosphate adenylyltransferase small subunit 2, chloroplastic-like, producing the protein MQISSSSAKLTNLHMIRSSSDHQHQWRHNYNLKQLYVPSSCPNLSVSNSPLKQSVAAIVFGGGPDPELYPLNKTRSKGAIPIAANYRLIDAVISNCINSDITKIYAITQFNSTSLNSHLSRAYSGFGIVKDRFVEVIAAYQSLEDQGWFQGSADAIRRCLWVFEEFPVTEFLVLPGYHLYKMDYKTLIEDHRRSRADITIVGLSSATDHDSGFGFMEVDSTNHVTRFTIKPERGQQDFISVVNRTTTTTTTTTSEPTSSCCVPSTGIYVIGREQMVKLLRECLVKAKDLASEIIPGAISEGMKVKAHMFDGYWEDVKSVGAYYRANMDSIKRCRLGLNYRFYDRQYPLYTMPRCLPPTSMSEAVITDSIIGDGCILDRCVIRGSVVGMRTRIADEVIVEDSIIVGSDIYEMEEDVRRKGREKKIDIRIGIGEKSQIRRAIVDKNARIGKNVMIINRDNVEEGNREAEGYVIRDGIIVILRNAVIPDNSIL; encoded by the exons ATgcagatctcttcttcttctgccaaaTTGACCAATCTCCATATGATAAGATCTAGTAGTGATCACCAACATCAATGGAGACATAACTACAACTTGAAGCAGCTTTATGTTCCAAGCTCTTGTCCAAACCTCTCTGTTTCAAACTCTCCTTTGAAGCAAAGTGTGGCAGCTATAGTGTTCGGAGGAGGACCAGACCCTGAGCTTTATCCACTGAACAAAACAAGATCCAAAGGAGCAATCCCTATTGCTGCAAACTACAGACTTATCGATGCAGTCATCAGTAATTGCATCAACAGTGACATCACTAAGATCTATGCAATCACCCAGTTTAATTCCACTTCTCTCAATTCACATCTATCCAGAGCTTACAGTGGATTTGGAATCGTAAAAGACAGATTCGTTGAAGTCATTGCCGCTTATCAGAGCCTTGAAGATCAAGGATGGTTTCAG GGATCTGCTGATGCGATAAGAAGGTGTTTGTGGGTATTTGAAGAGTTTCCAGTGACTGAGTTCTTGGTTCTTCCTGGATATCATCTCTACAAAATGGATTACAAGACGCTAATCGAGGATCATAGAAGAAGTAGAGCGGATATAACCATTGTTGGACTAAGCTCTGCTACAGACCATGACTCTGGTTTTGGCTTCATGGAAGTTGATTCCACGAATCATGTCACCAGATTCACTATCAAACCTGAGAGGGGTCAACAAGATTTTATCTCT GTGGtaaacagaacaacaacaacaacaacaacaacaacaagtgaaCCAACTTCTTCTTGCTGTGTCCCAAGCACAGGGATTTACGTGATCGGTCGAGAACAGATGGTGAAGCTTCTGAGAGAATGTTTGGTAAAAGCGAAAGACTTGGCCAGCGAAATAATTCCTGGTGCGATCTCTGAAGGAATGAAG GTGAAAGCTCATATGTTTGATGGATATTGGGAAGATGTGAAGAGCGTTGGAGCTTACTATAGAGCTAATATGGATAGTATAAAGAGGTGTAGATTGGGACTCAATT ACAGATTCTACGACAGACAATATCCGCTGTACACAATGCCTCGGTGTTTGCCTCCAACCTCCATGAGTGAAGCTGTGATAACCGACAGTATTATCGGAGACGGTTGCATTCTCGAT AGATGTGTCATCAGAGGATCAGTGGTTGGAATGAGAACAAGAATCGCTGATGAAGTGATCGTAGAGGATTCAATCATCGTAGGTTCTGATATATATGAG ATGGAAGAAGatgtaagaagaaaagggagggagaagaagatagatattCGAATAGGGATTGGTGAAAAGAGTCAAATAAGAAGAGCCATTGTTGATAAAAATGCCAGGATTGGTAAAAATGTTATG ATTATCAACAGAGACAATGTTGAGgaaggaaacagagaagctGAAGGATACGTTATAAGAGACGGAATCATTGTCATACTTCGAAACGCAGTGATCCCAGACAACTCCATCCTCTGA
- the LOC104739101 gene encoding uncharacterized protein LOC104739101, which translates to MVYDYRESLNSVFVSQTGYKDMVSLFLSRDFESAPPSSMMVISRPSAATPPNFSPFLSELRGYGHNSIFPYPYDSPQQASSTHARCLWKNFLLAGALDEEEDRCSDTGEPAFWVCTVCRRIGDPGLAGLGVVGRGVDNFITHLSTREHEVKLYQWFPPSGDVYSYLGEELEGFKEEYQGFDEEDEEAPLVSL; encoded by the exons ATGGTATATGATTATAGAGAGAGTCtcaattctgtttttgtttctcaaacaGGTTATAAAGACATGGTTTCTCTTTTCCTGTCTCGTGATTTTGAGTCTGCACCTCCGTCTTCTATGATGGTCATATCCCGTCCATCAGCCGCCACTCCTCCAaacttctctccttttcttaGCGAGCTACGTGGGTATGGACACAATTCTATTTTCCCGTATCCATATGATTCTCCTCAACAAGCCTCATCCACTCATGCAAGGTGCCTCTGGAAAAACTTTCTTCTGGCAGGGGCActtgatgaggaggaggatagGTGCAGTGACACGGGTGAACCTGCCTTCTGGGTTTGCACTGTCTGCCGTCGTATTGGTGACCCAGGTCTTGCTGGCCTAGGCGTTGTTGGTCGAGGCGTTGATAATTTCATCACGCATCTCTCTACTCGAGAACATGAAGTGAAG CTTTACCAATGGTTTCCCCCCAGTGGCGATGTATACTCTTACCTCGGCGAGGAACTCGAGGGGTTCAAGGAGGAGTACCAGGGGTTCGACGAGGAGGACGAGGAAGCTCCTCTTGTTTCTTTGTAG
- the LOC104739102 gene encoding probable uridine nucleosidase 2 isoform X2: MGERKKIIIDTDPGIDDAMAIFVALNSPEVDVIGLTTIFGNVYTTLATRNALHLLEVAGRTDIPVAEGTHQTFLNEKKVRIADFVHGKDGLGNQNFPPPKGKPIEKSGPEFLVEQAKLYPGEITVVALGPLTNIALAVQLDPEFSKNVGQIVILGGAFAVNGNVNPASEANIFGDPEAADIVFTCGADIIAVGINVTHQVIMSADDKDKLASSNGKLAQYLCKILDVYYAYHLEAYEIKGVYLHDPATILAAFLPSLFTYTEGVARVQTSGITRGLTILYNNLKKFEEMTEWSNKPSIKVAVTVDAPAVLKLIMDRLMES, from the exons ATGGGAGAACGCAAGAAGATCATCATCGATACTGATCCTGGAATCG ATGATGCAATGGCCATATTCGTGGCTTTAAACTCACCTGAAGTTGATGTGATTGGCCTCACTACTATCTTTGGAAACGTGTATACCACTCTCGCCACTCGAAACGCCTTGCATTTG TTGGAGGTTGCGGGTAGGACAGATATTCCTGTGGCTGAAGGAACACATCAAACTTTCCTG aACGAAAAGAAGGTTCGGATTGCTGACTTTGTTCATGGAAAAGATGGACTTGGCAACCAAAATTTCCCTCCACCTAAAGGAAAGCCAATTGAAAAGTCTGGACCTGAGTTCTTAGTTGAACAAGCAAAGCTTTACCCTGGCGAGATCACCGTTGTTGCTTTGGGACCATTAACAAATATCGCTTTG GCTGTTCAGCTTGATCCAGAGTTTTCGAAAAATGTCGGACAAATTGTGATTCTTGGTGGAGCATTCGCAGTAAACGGAAATGTAAATCCAGCTTCGGAAGCTAAT ATTTTTGGAGATCCAGAAGCTGCAGATATTGTGTTCACATGTGGAGCCGATATAATTGCTGTGGGGATCAACGTGACCCATCAAGTTATTATGTCAG CTGATGACAAGGACAAATTGGCATCATCGAATGGGAAATTAGCTCAATATCTCTGTAAAATCCTTGATGTGTATTATGCTTATCATCTTGAGGCTTACGAAATCAAAG GTGTCTATCTTCATGATCCTGCGACGATCCTAGCGGCTTTCCTTCCATCTCTGTTCACTTATACAGAAGGAGTTGCTAGAGTGCAGACAAGCGGTATTACTAGGGGACTTACTATACTGTACAACAATCTAAAGAA GTTTGAGGAAATGACAGAGTGGTCAAACAAACCATCGATAAAAGTGGCAGTGACGGTTGACGCTCCTGCGGTATTGAAGCTCATAATGGATAGGCTTATGGAGTCTTAG
- the LOC104743157 gene encoding B3 domain-containing protein At2g24670-like, which produces MGMERRVAEAIEREDRVFIRFPRKKRTLRILVSYLEIESFATEEDPHKADTFDVPCTESSSNPTGNIKRCSLGLPPATGQQPKKRRRMANGRFEAEASSSGTRDPTPEWLVQLMRDKKGKDPRCIIKKALVETDVLPHFRRLSMPFSKIEDLEFLTPSEENIIRRHARKLRDDGLASILVASDLKEYKVKLARWNMGKNPPYFLTSGWNHVVSDYQLQTHDKICLWSFHVGKTLYFAMVPTSQTESGESGQDELCVSNQRQN; this is translated from the coding sequence ATGGGGATGGAACGTCGTGTTGCGGAGGCAATAGAGAGGGAAGATAGAGTCTTTATTCGATTTCCACGAAAGAAGAGAACCTTGAGGATTCTTGTCTCTTATCTCGAGATAGAGAGTTTTGCGACCGAAGAAGACCCTCATAAAGCCGATACTTTTGACGTCCCATGCACGGAATCTTCATCAAACCCCACCGGAAACATCAAGAGATGTTCTCTTGGGCTTCCTCCTGCCACGGGACAACAACCTAAAAAAAGAAGACGCATGGCCAACGGTCGTTTTGAAGCGGAAGCCTCTTCTTCTGGGACGAGAGACCCGACGCCGGAGTGGCTGGTGCAGTTGATGAGGGACAAGAAGGGCAAAGATCCAAGATGTATCATAAAGAAGGCTTTGGTAGAAACCGATGTCCTTCCACACTTCCGTCGTCTCTCCATGCCTTTCAGCAAGATAGAGGATCTTGAATTCTTGACACCCTCCGAAGAAAATATCATACGAAGACATGCCAGAAAGCTTCGCGACGATGGACTAGCCTCGATACTCGTGGCTTCTGAtctaaaagaatataaagtgaAATTGGCGAGATGGAACATGGGGAAGAATCCTCCATACTTTTTGACTAGTGGGTGGAATCATGTGGTCAGCGATTACCAGCTACAGACACACGATAAGATTTGCCTCTGGTCGTTCCACGTTGGTAAGACACTCTATTTCGCTATGGTTCCTACTTCGCAAACTGAGTCTGGCGAATCGGGGCAGGATGAGCTCTGCGTTAGTAATCAAAGACAAAATTAG